The genomic stretch attaaaaaagcaaaacgaGCAAGATAATTGAATTTGATGTTTTGATAATGAACACCAAATTGTCACTGCCTACCGAATTGTATTGTCTTAATGTAAATCCGTTAATTATTAGGTGCCAACAAGGTTGCGAAACACGTTTCTTGGCAATCTCTAGAATGGTAAAGCAATttagtattgttttatttttttaataaacatatacaattacataaataagttgttttttcaTCGTTTTGAAAAATCAATTATGCGGATGGATAAAGCGTTTTAATGAATTCTCTGTTTGGAAGGTTCTTATTAAGATCACAAACACATTAATGTATAGACTAAATAACAACAGTTGGTATATATACAGAAGTTGCAGCAAAAATAATACAAAACGTTTTTCCTCATTATTTAATATACTTTACCAAATGTATATGCGTTCTCGTTCGATACGTACCTAAAATGGTATTCAACGGCTCGAATGATCATATTGGATATGCTAGTTTTTGTTTGTAAACAGATTATTGTGTACGTAAAGcacatttatgttcatttttatcGAAACCCGATTGCTTTGTTTGTTGCAATTTTGTTCAAGTCAGTCAAAGAGTTTAAAGTTAAATTGTTCCATTTAATCGAGGAGACTTTTGTGAATGTTGCTATTgtttttgcagatttttttttcaaaactttgttAGAAAGAATGATTTCAGTTAAAGTTTTGAACGAATATGGCCTATGTCATACAAATGTTTAATTGAGTTTATTACATCTGTTAATTTTAATCAACACACTGAACAGTCTAAACGTAATTTTatctaaataatattttcatactttactcaaattaaaatcAGCCAATAGAAACTGTATATAATTTGAGAACTTTTTAAACACGAGATGTCAACATATGATTCAACGATGGATTCGCCTGTTACTCTTAAAGATAGGTGTAGTTAAATTTATCAAGGCACATTGCTATATACTATCTTTAACTATTTTGCAACAAACTTAAAGCATGCACAAAtgtgattttcagaaaataatgtgATATGTAATGGTAACAAACAGGCAGGTCTTGCTATTACGAAACATGTTAATATAGAAATGCTGTCAATAAAGTATTTgactaataatacaaataaactgcTGCGGTATACAATTTGTGTTCTGAGGTTTTATTGTTTGCTAAATTACTATTATACACAACGGAATTTGTCGTGACGTGAACATTTTCATCGTCAAAACGTATTATTATTTggtattttgtataattttatgCAAATGTAAGTATAAAATAGACTCCTTAATTACTTGCGCCGCtccaatgaaaatattttttcaggGTAAAAACGGCACCCGTACAACATGTTAAGTATACTCAAAATAGATCCAGTAACGCTCTTGAAGTTAAATTATGTATAACCTGTTTAGACTTgacattaaaacattgtttgtggGAGCTATTGGTGCTTATAGATACTCTATCGAAAACAATATAACATGTCGTGTGCATAATCATAAGTgaacatttcatacaattttGATCAGAATGTATTATGTgtaacatacaatgtatattctTGTTACTCGTATTTTTTTAACAACCATACTGTTATTGGACCGAATATAATTGTGACCAATCATCTTCCTCAAGCAGTTGTTTGTTAAGGTCAAAAcataacataagtattaatttaagcaccaatttttttaaaggaaatttaTTGTTAAAGCATACCAAACCCGACCCGAAACAACTCGTTTTTTACCATTTTGACACCTTGACATACAGGCATTTCTGGATAGCTTTTATGTATACGAAAAAGACTGTTTCCAATAAGCTCTGAATTGCtcaagaaaataaatgtttaattaaattgttacTCAGCAATCTATATAAAGAACAAAATGACAGCCAACACATGTTTTTTCTgatgtaaataaatgtataaaacagTGAAAAGGTGTGTAAGATTAGCATATGGTATACCTACAAAATATTAATCAGAAGCTTCGTAgaacatttgtgcataaaaaacaaaatataaagattGCAAAGTTTTACAAAGTATTCAAACATGTATACACAACAAAAATATCTTTGAAAactaatacatttttttacaattatactaTTTATACTATGCGATATGCATTACATTAAAGTAAGCATTGTTAGTTTacataatacatgtttgtttgtatttaaatatgtgtacACATAACATCGTCgcgttaatatttgttgattgtATGCCACTATATGTATAAGTATATTGGATCATTTAAGTAAGGAAATGGTTAAGATGCCACTATTCATTGAGTTAAACTCTGTTAAAATTGTTGCCTTACTCTAAAGTAAAGATATAAAAATATAACTTGGAAACGTATGCCTGGTTAAATtctaaatgttttgatataatatGGATTATTATTCCTGCTTTCACATTCAACCAGATTAATTATTCAACATTGCAGACCTTCGGAAAGCTATTGCATCAACCACTGTTGTCATTTGAACATGCGAGTGTTAAGTCATGCACTAATAAGTCATTTATTGACTATTCGTTGTTCAAAATTTAAAATCTTCGTGAGCTGGGTATAGCATTTCAATAGATATTCACTGCGCCCAGAGTTATTTACAAAGCATTTAGTGACAAGTTTTATATGCATTAACACTCAACGGTCGGGTACATGTTCATATACACGCTTCTTTCGTTGTTAAATGACCTTTTGCTCAAAAGCACAAAACGGGCATGGACTTAAAAGTGCACTGGAACAGAGAAACCCGGAAACAAATTTAGATCGATGCAGTTTGCCCGGCGGTGACGGAATTTCGGGTAAAGACTGCGAGCaaaaatcaaacatataaatCTTGTTTGCGATTGGATTTTGAATAAACACTGTGTTTAACGACGCCCCATGAACGATGCAGTCCTGGGCAGAATTTTTTTCACCGACATCACCGGTAGGACTTAACACAAATCCCGGTAAAAGTCCCTCTTTTATTTCCGATGATAGACCTAGAAAtacatttaagtacatgtatctcGACGAAGATATCCCTGAACGGATAACACCTCTGCATGTTGGAAACATAAACCGCTGCTCATGAAATATTTTCTCTCTAGGAAACGTGTAAAGTGCAGGTTCCGTTGGCCCTGCACAAATATGCTCAACAGCCACAGATTCTGAAAGTGTGCCCTCTTTGTTAAAGTAACAACAATTAACAACAATGTACATATCATCAACGACGCAGCTATCGACTGTTTCAATATCCAGATTTGCTGCTAACTCGATTAAAGGTGAAACATTGCAGCAACATTTGTTATTTTCTAACtgacataatattacataattcCCACTTGGTGACCATGATTTAACTACAATACATAATTTCTTGTTCAGCCATTCAATTCCTTTGATCTCATTGAGGTTTTGTTTCTTGATATttagatttacttcaaatttgttccacactttccgcataaaaTCATATTTATGTAAGAGAACATAACATGTATTATTACTGTCTGTTCCCTCTTCACCTAACCGTTGATACGTGCTATCATCGACTACATATATGCAATTATCTGTTTCGTTGACAGTCATACATATGTCGTTCAATGTTTCAGGATGGAATTCCACTGGAAGTGTGTcaataaataaccaataattttGATCTATTATGTATGCATGGACACACAGTTGATTAACGTCCTTTATAGTCAAAGCTAAAATGACTTTTGTTTTCAATGACATTTTTAAATGGCAATTAAATACAAGAATTTTTGTTTCCATGTAATATTCCCAAcaatttttgaaaatggtttgaaaGAGACCATGATATTTAGATAAACTTTCGAAATCCTCGTGTGTAGATTCTTGTAAATTCAATTTACAAAACCACTGTTTAAATACTTCTTTTCTATTTTCCACATCGTAGCGCAGCCATTTATGATAAAATACTAATCGACCTTCAAGACTTGCTCCATGACGTTGCAACTCGATAGAAAACTCATCTACATCTTTATTCGTCATATGTTGTATATCAGAAGAATTATCAACAGTTTCTTTTAGATTTGCAGCTATGTAACCCAAAAGATCTTCCAACAGATTAAGCTTGTAACATTTAGCTAATTTGTAAACTTTCAAGCATGTTGATGGAGATCTTACTTTGTTCACCAGATATGAGTTGCATTCATCTGTGAGTGAACGTATTTGGAGATAATCAGCAATATGAAGTATTTCGTCTATATGCGTATCATCAATGATGACTTTTCCTGTATACAAATACTTAATTGCCGCTTGAATCGCTTCCCGTGTTCCCTCTGTGATTTGTATCGAACCTTAACGAAGAAATTGAAGAAAAATAAAATCAACtattacaaaatattttctaCAAAAAAGTCAAGATCTTCACGAATACATTTTCATTGAGTCGTTAAATCATTCATTATAAAAACTACAAAAAGTAATGTTTAAGAGATACCTTCTTTTTTCTCTTTTAACCTGCTGGCATACATGTCCTGGAAATATCCTGAGTTGATCACCAACACGTACCAATGTGCTCCCATTATCTTGGAAAATAaatcgtttatatatatatatatatatatatatatatatatatatatatatatatatatatatatatatatatatatattacgatAGCTTTTTTTGTTAGCTTTTATTGAAACACgttatttaagttaataaaacataaacaaaatatattgttgaaCATAATATTAGCAAGTGTAAAttccacggtgcctataccacgtgactttttaagatctgtgttgggagaataaagcgcgacccagttaacatttgtaatgatgtctttttaaatatttcacaagttttaatggcataaagtggagagcccgctcattcgtgagagttttctataggtatcatgatcttttaaaacacataaaaaaattctcagtaaagtgcaaccgcgcgttcgtaatatgaagtccccacactgatccgacattttccTAACCGTTCAAACGTgaggttgcactttactgaaaaaatacttatttgtttaaaatgatcatggtagaaaactcttacgaatgagcgggatctccactttattccattaaaaatggtaaaatattaaaaagagatccttaaatatgttaactgggtcgcgctttattctccctaTACAGAttcgaaaaagtcacgtggtataggcaccgtgaattCCCAAACAGtaataattcataaataattcTTGAGAATAAAATTGCCGACAAAGTTATGTTAATCGCCGATCAGTAAGCCCAGTAGGTTTGTAAACTACTCTTGAAATACCTTGTCCCCAAATTTCAAAGTGACGTCACAGAACTCTTCCCTATGAATAGCCTGGTCGTATAGAGCTTCCAAAAGCGTTGATCCGTTCGACATTTTCCTTTGTTCATCCATGGTTACAGCAGTCCTTTCTCGCAAACTTGTGTTAGTCACTTGCGTAATTTTCCATGTTTTGAACGAAAACGAAAATCCATtccaggctgaaagtgtcgtccatgtttAAACTATGCGGGCAAGAAAACATGATTTAAGTACGTATTCAGTCTGACATGTGTTTGTATGTCTTGTTTTATCTATCTATCCGTGTGACTCGTAGTCATGTATGCAGTCTACTTATAAAATGATTCACTTTATTGAATTTAGCTTGGtgattaataatacattttaattccAGAGAGCTCTGTGCAATATTTATATTcagtatatacattatattttacgtttaactcatataaaatattaaaagcacTTTGGTTATCCATCTGGACGAACACTTGTTTTAAGAGTGATTGGTCATCGTTAGACACGTTTTTTACGGATAATATCTGGTAGTGAAGGTTAATGCGGAAGTTAGATAGCATTTATTACATTACCGACATTTTTACCTTTAGTCATGTTAAAAAAATACTCCATGCAAACATCAAATCTTTTACATATTTTGAGCTAGGTTTTAAATCACATTTATCAGGAATGTACTGAagtgaaaacgaaagtagaaatTCCAAATATGATGTGTTAAATGAAAAGACGCGTGTATTTAACACGTGTACACAAGTGATTTATTCATATACGGTATTACAAGTACGGTATTTAAAATGTCGATATGTATTTCTGCACTCACTTCTTTGCGAACTGTAAAAACacttaattaaaaaaacgttAAATATGTCTTTATTTGCTCTAATTCAAGATTTCAaattaataaacttaaacatggtTAAAAGGATTATTTAAAACGATTCTTACATCCGACCAAATTAGGTGATGTACTCGgaagaatataaatatttaatgtgcATAAAATGGCATTATAACTTACTATTCCAATATTACATTTTGTTATACTAATTTGACGTCGTCGATTTTTATTTCCGAAAGGACTATTCTATAACTTTTTGTAAACATCACGTATGCCTTTATGTCAAGAATAATGTTGTACTATGAGTTTGCCTTTTTACAGCAAATGAGGAACAGCACATTATCacctctttgcatgctgggaaatttgtcgtctgctaaaatgtcgtctgctgaatttcttaaattagcattttcttcgatttattttcaaagaatactatcagaatagcaaacagtttggatccagatgagacgccacgttctgtggcgtctcatctggatccaaactgtttgcaaaggccttcacaactcggttcccgcactgtaagggttaaaagGAAGAACCTGAAGCATGTCACTTATACAGGCAACCTTCCGAGGTATGTGATGTGACCGTAACATTCGCTGACCAAATGATATGGGCATATCCTTATTTCCGAGGTGTGCAAAACATTTCATTGGAAAAGAAACAAGAAGGTTACGTTCATTTC from Dreissena polymorpha isolate Duluth1 chromosome 10, UMN_Dpol_1.0, whole genome shotgun sequence encodes the following:
- the LOC127848731 gene encoding uncharacterized protein LOC127848731, which codes for MDEQRKMSNGSTLLEALYDQAIHREEFCDVTLKFGDKIMGAHWYVLVINSGYFQDMYASRLKEKKEGSIQITEGTREAIQAAIKYLYTGKVIIDDTHIDEILHIADYLQIRSLTDECNSYLVNKVRSPSTCLKVYKLAKCYKLNLLEDLLGYIAANLKETVDNSSDIQHMTNKDVDEFSIELQRHGASLEGRLVFYHKWLRYDVENRKEVFKQWFCKLNLQESTHEDFESLSKYHGLFQTIFKNCWEYYMETKILVFNCHLKMSLKTKVILALTIKDVNQLCVHAYIIDQNYWLFIDTLPVEFHPETLNDICMTVNETDNCIYVVDDSTYQRLGEEGTDSNNTCYVLLHKYDFMRKVWNKFEVNLNIKKQNLNEIKGIEWLNKKLCIVVKSWSPSGNYVILCQLENNKCCCNVSPLIELAANLDIETVDSCVVDDMYIVVNCCYFNKEGTLSESVAVEHICAGPTEPALYTFPREKIFHEQRFMFPTCRGVIRSGISSSRYMYLNVFLGLSSEIKEGLLPGFVLSPTGDVGEKNSAQDCIVHGASLNTVFIQNPIANKIYMFDFCSQSLPEIPSPPGKLHRSKFVSGFLCSSALLSPCPFCAFEQKVI